One region of Triticum aestivum cultivar Chinese Spring chromosome 6B, IWGSC CS RefSeq v2.1, whole genome shotgun sequence genomic DNA includes:
- the LOC123138207 gene encoding pentatricopeptide repeat-containing protein PPR5 homolog, chloroplastic, with the protein MLAYPSTSTPPWPQRHPAAASPRRVAVAAAPAGAPARGKRRRAGAGEAEADPAAEAAELVRFFLRKSDGGKDRLVSVLDRHVKVVRTEHCFLLFEELGRRDGWVQCLEIFRWMQKQRWYVADNGIYSKLISVMGRKGQIRMAMWLFSQMRNSGCKPDTSVYNSLIGAHLHSRDKSKALVKALGYFDKMKGMERCQPNIVTYNILLRACARASDTKQVDILFKDLDESIVSPDIYTYNGVIDGYGKNGMITEMESVLVRMKSKRCRPDVITFNILIDSYGRKQTFDKMEQVFKSLLRSKERPTHPTFNSMITNYGKARLREKAESVLEKMGELGFKPNYVTQECLINMYAYCDCVSKAQQIFDELVSSQSTVPLSSLNAMLDAYCMNRLPMEADRLLDSVIEKGVVPSASTYKLLYKAYTRANDKMLVQKLLQRMNKQGIVPNKKFFLDALEAFGTSPSKPRRVQTSNSARESSRDSASNSEMASSSKPVLSTLEAVGASKKTPRILPNSNSASKPETGSESSSEIATSSKPELSFSQVAS; encoded by the exons ATGCTCGCCTACCCAAGCACGTCGACCCCGCCGTGGCCGCAGCGCCACCCGGCCGCCGCTTCCCCGCGCCGCGTCGCGGTGGCGGCCGCGCCCGCGGGTGCGCCGGCCAGGGgcaagcggcggcgggcgggcgccGGGGAGGCGGAGGCCGACCCGGCCGCCGAGGCCGCGGAGCTGGTGCGGTTCTTCCTGCGCAAGAGCGACGGCGGCAAGGACCGGCTGGTGTCCGTGCTGGACCGCCACGTCAAGGTGGTCCGCACCGAGCACTGCTTCCTCCTCTTCGAGGAGCTCGGCCGCCGCGATGGCTGGGTCCAGTGCCTCGAG ATTTTCAGGTGGATGCAGAAGCAGCGGTGGTACGTGGCTGACAACGGCATCTATTCAAAGCTGATATCTGTGATGGGAAGAAAGGGGCAGATACGGATGGCCATGTGGCTCTTCTCTCAGATGCGCAACAGCGGGTGCAAGCCGGACACTTCGGTGTACAATTCCCTCATCGGTGCGCATCTGCATTCACGGGACAAGAGTAAGGCTTTGGTGAAAGCTCTCGGCTATTTTGACAAGATGAAGGGCATGGAGAGATGCCAGCCGAATATTGTGACGTACAACATCCTCTTGAGGGCGTGTGCTCGGGCTAGTGACACGAAGCAGGTGGACATCCTTTTCAAGGATCTGGATGAAAGCATAGTCTCTCCAGATATCTACACGTATAATGGAGTGATCGACGGATATGGGAAGAATGGCATGATTACAGAGATGGAGTCTGTATTGGTCCGGATGAAAAGCAAGCGGTGCCGTCCAGATGTGATCACATTCAACATACTCATAGATTCGTATGGGCGAAAGCAGACATTCGACAAGATGGAGCAGGTGTTCAAGAGTTTATTGCGATCCAAGGAGAGACCTACCCACCCAACGTTCAATTCCATGATAACAAACTATGGGAAAGCAAGGCTTAGAGAGAAAGCTGAGTCTGTACTTGAGAAGATGGGAGAATTGGGATTCAAACCGAATTATGTGACGCAAGAGTGCCTCATCAATATGTACGCATATTGTGATTGCGTCTCAAAGGCCCAGCAGATATTTGATGAGCTCGTAAGCTCACAAAGTACTGTTCCCCTATCTTCATTGAATGCAATGCTTGATGCCTACTGCATGAACCGCTTGCCTATGGAAGCAGATCGGCTGTTGGATAGTGTGATTGAGAAAGGTGTAGTGCCCAGTGCTTCCACATATAAGCTGCTTTACAAGGCATACACCAGGGCTAACGATAAGATGCTTGTCCAGAAGCTGCTCCAGCGGATGAATAAGCAGGGTATTGTTCCGAATAAGAAGTTCTTCCTTGATGCCCTGGAAGCATTTGGCACCTCTCCCAGTAAACCCAGGAGAGTACAAACCTCAAACTCTGCAAGAGAGTCAAGTAGAGATTCTGCAAGTAATTCGGAAATGGCTAGTTCAAGCAAGCCAGTGTTAAGTACTTTGGAAGCAGTTGGCGCTTCCAAGAAAACCCCCAGGATATTACCCAATTCAAACTCTGCAAGCAAGCCAGAAACAGGTTCTGAAAGCAGTTCAGAAATAGCTACATCAAGCAAACCAGAGCTAAGCTTTTCGCAAGTAGCTTCTTGA